In one Nicotiana sylvestris chromosome 8, ASM39365v2, whole genome shotgun sequence genomic region, the following are encoded:
- the LOC138875380 gene encoding uncharacterized protein codes for MITAAVAAPPVQPARGGGWGGRGCPRGGVQARYYALPTRTEADSIITGIVLVFHRDASVLFDPGSTYSYVSSYFALHLSVSRDSLSSPVYVSTPMGDSLIVDHVYRSCLIDRSGFETRADLLLLSMVDFNVILGMDWFSAHYAILACHTKTVTLTMLGVP; via the coding sequence ATGATCACAGCAGCAGTTGCTGCCCCACCtgtccagccagctagaggtggaggttggggaggtagaggttgccctagagggggagtccaggccagatactatgcccttcctactcgTACTGAGGCTGATTCTATCATAACAGGTATTGTCCTTGTttttcatagagatgcatcagttttattcgatccaggctccacttattcttatgtgtcctcttattttgccctaCATTTGagcgtatctcgggattctttgagttctcctgtttatgtttctactcctatgggagattctcttattgtggaccacgtttatcggTCCTGTTTGATTGATCGTAGTGGTTTTgaaaccagagccgatttattattactcagcatggtagattttaacgttatcttaggcatggactggttttcggcccattatgctattcttgctTGTCACACCAAAACTGTGACGCTGACTATGCTAGGCGTACCATGA